The following are from one region of the Methanococcoides methylutens genome:
- the mtxX gene encoding methanogenesis marker protein Mmp4/MtxX gives MDVVRKRALSNTAKVAIGVRDPTPKMISSIETAHNEGYAHVILVGDKQDIDAIGTSLEIINTHEPELVLGDLLASGSVDAAVRGTAKASGTLSHLRDVLKIERLHRMAFLLTSDGVPFFLAPVGIDEGNNLSDKITLVKLGVEHMRRFGVEPVVGVLSGGRMGDLGRHETIDRTLADADFLASRLRENGICAKHYTILIEDAIKEANFIFAPDGITGNLIFRTLVFLGGGDGIGAPVLMDDHVFVDTSRVGGHYTKAIMLASALVDMKNERNRS, from the coding sequence ATGGATGTTGTTCGGAAAAGGGCTCTTTCAAACACTGCAAAGGTGGCTATTGGTGTACGTGATCCGACCCCTAAGATGATCTCAAGTATCGAGACCGCACACAATGAGGGATATGCACACGTTATCCTTGTAGGGGATAAACAGGATATAGATGCTATCGGCACTTCCCTTGAGATCATTAACACCCATGAGCCTGAGTTAGTTCTTGGTGATCTGCTGGCATCGGGTTCAGTTGATGCAGCGGTCAGGGGAACTGCAAAGGCTTCAGGCACTCTTTCCCATCTCAGGGATGTCCTGAAGATAGAGCGGCTTCATCGTATGGCCTTTCTGCTAACATCTGATGGTGTGCCTTTCTTCCTCGCACCTGTGGGGATCGACGAGGGCAATAACCTCTCTGACAAGATAACCCTTGTTAAGCTTGGTGTGGAACATATGCGCAGGTTCGGCGTTGAACCTGTAGTAGGAGTCCTCTCGGGTGGCAGGATGGGCGATCTTGGAAGACATGAAACGATCGATCGCACACTTGCAGATGCTGACTTCCTCGCAAGCAGGCTTCGGGAAAATGGTATATGTGCAAAGCATTATACAATACTCATTGAGGACGCCATAAAGGAGGCGAATTTCATCTTTGCTCCTGACGGGATAACCGGTAACCTGATATTCAGGACACTTGTGTTCCTTGGAGGAGGGGATGGCATTGGTGCACCGGTATTAATGGACGACCATGTCTTCGTGGATACATCACGTGTTGGTGGTCACTACACAAAGGCTATCATGCTTGCAAGTGCCCTTGTGGATATGAAAAACGAGAGAAACAGATCCTGA
- the mtrH gene encoding tetrahydromethanopterin S-methyltransferase subunit H — translation MFRFQKEQEIVNIAGVKIGGQPGELPTVLAGTIFYEGHSIVEDADAGIFDRKEAEVLVNMQDSMSDETGNPAIVHIFANTFESMHKYIDFVTSVSDAPFIIDSPQPDVRMASAEYVSDIGLADKTVYNSINMSISEDELTSLANSDIDSSIILGFNAMDSSLDGRMALLENGGKLMDRGLLEIADECGIKNILIDPSITPMGDGAGIALRMTMTAKAKWGYPVGSGIHNAPSSWSWLKAKKKEDPLVYKMCDIGTVSMQQLAGGDFVLYGPIENAKYTFPLAAMGDIMIAEASSDLDIETSSSHPLNLLV, via the coding sequence ATGTTCAGGTTCCAGAAAGAGCAGGAGATCGTCAATATCGCAGGTGTGAAGATCGGAGGTCAGCCAGGTGAGCTGCCAACAGTACTTGCAGGTACTATATTCTATGAAGGTCACAGCATCGTGGAAGATGCAGATGCCGGCATATTTGACAGGAAAGAGGCAGAAGTCCTTGTGAACATGCAGGATTCTATGTCAGATGAGACCGGAAATCCTGCGATCGTCCATATCTTTGCAAATACCTTTGAGAGCATGCACAAGTACATCGATTTTGTAACTTCCGTAAGTGATGCTCCCTTTATCATCGATTCTCCGCAGCCTGATGTGAGGATGGCTTCCGCTGAATATGTGTCTGACATCGGACTTGCTGATAAGACGGTCTACAATTCTATTAACATGAGCATCAGTGAAGATGAACTAACTTCTTTGGCAAATTCCGATATTGATAGTTCCATAATTCTCGGTTTTAATGCAATGGATTCGTCCCTTGATGGCAGGATGGCATTGCTGGAGAATGGGGGCAAACTGATGGACAGGGGTCTTCTGGAGATCGCCGATGAATGTGGTATCAAGAACATTCTCATCGATCCGAGCATTACTCCTATGGGCGATGGTGCAGGCATTGCTCTTCGTATGACCATGACTGCCAAGGCGAAATGGGGCTATCCTGTAGGTTCCGGGATCCACAATGCTCCTTCTTCCTGGAGCTGGCTCAAGGCTAAAAAGAAGGAAGACCCACTGGTCTACAAGATGTGCGACATAGGCACGGTTTCCATGCAGCAGCTTGCGGGTGGTGACTTTGTGCTCTACGGTCCTATCGAGAATGCAAAATATACCTTCCCGCTGGCTGCCATGGGTGACATCATGATCGCAGAGGCATCTTCTGATCTTGATATTGAAACCTCATCCTCGCACCCGCTTAACCTGCTGGTGTGA
- a CDS encoding FKBP-type peptidyl-prolyl cis-trans isomerase: MKKAILLVILAGIVLISGCAGNSMDKEDTIVNEADYTNRSNPGVQNGTIVEESHDNVTDLMEQENATLNEEDHFNASNSGNQEDTMVNEGDTITVNYIGQLEDGTIFDTSLEDIAKEAGQYNPAREYSPLGFTVGAGQMIKGFDNGVIGMEIGEERTVTIPAAEAYGEYDEELVQPIEINHLKEMGIEPEVGMPLYTQHGQVTVAKMNDTHAFIDYNHHLAGKTLVFKITLVSIGQE, from the coding sequence ATGAAAAAAGCAATATTACTTGTTATACTTGCAGGCATAGTCCTCATTAGCGGTTGTGCAGGCAATTCCATGGACAAGGAAGATACAATAGTTAACGAAGCAGACTACACTAATAGAAGTAATCCCGGAGTTCAAAATGGCACAATTGTGGAAGAGAGCCATGACAATGTAACTGATCTCATGGAGCAAGAAAACGCAACCTTAAACGAAGAAGACCACTTTAATGCAAGCAATTCAGGGAATCAGGAAGATACTATGGTAAATGAAGGAGATACTATCACTGTTAATTATATTGGCCAGCTTGAAGATGGAACAATTTTTGACACATCACTTGAAGATATCGCAAAGGAAGCCGGACAATACAACCCTGCAAGGGAATACAGTCCGCTTGGATTCACTGTGGGTGCTGGCCAGATGATCAAGGGCTTTGACAATGGTGTCATCGGAATGGAGATCGGAGAGGAACGTACAGTCACGATCCCGGCAGCAGAAGCATATGGAGAATACGACGAGGAACTTGTCCAGCCAATAGAGATCAATCACCTCAAAGAGATGGGGATCGAGCCAGAGGTAGGAATGCCACTTTACACCCAGCACGGACAGGTAACTGTAGCCAAAATGAACGATACACATGCCTTCATCGACTACAATCACCACCTTGCAGGAAAGACACTTGTCTTCAAGATAACACTGGTATCTATCGGACAGGAATAA
- a CDS encoding radical SAM protein: MRTVIIDGYVDEPACFGVPPYISPYIRYIAGALRERGIAEDDIHHFTIDSLRTATAEDVLALKTADLVVILSGITVPGKYLRSSPITPGEIENLCSLSPGLKVIGGPIRLGFSKEGGTGAKELGIEAEDVVIAKKDIEAFVYDLFEDGSLLDPEDVGHRLRTVGEIGMWSRLGAFIIERHPDYPYVMCELETYRGCGRKIHCSFCTERFYGPSDYRPVSDVIDEVSSLYAAGARNFRIGRQPDLFSFHAKDIGADILQPDPSVLESLYSGIRKVAPDLHVLHMDNANPATIAAYPEQSREILKTIVRHHTSGDIAALGMESADPAVVRANDLKAMPEDVLDVIKMVNEVGASRGNSGLPELLPGLNFVHGLPGETKKTFEMNYDFLKDILDSGLLVRRINIRQVMAFPDTRVYGNDELVGKHKKLFLKYKEKIRKEIDLPMLRKVVPKGTVLRDVMCEVHGESSKHELTFGRQFGSYPLLVGIPLPLPLGKFTDVVIVGHGQRSVKAIPYPLEINSAPLSVIREIPGISDLEASNIYSGVPYTNENEVLGKVQDVEKLMKYIVV, from the coding sequence ATGAGAACAGTGATCATAGACGGTTATGTGGATGAGCCTGCGTGCTTCGGGGTTCCGCCATACATCTCTCCATATATACGTTACATTGCTGGTGCCCTGCGTGAAAGGGGCATAGCAGAGGATGATATCCATCATTTTACCATCGATAGCCTGAGGACAGCAACCGCAGAAGATGTCCTTGCTCTTAAAACTGCTGATCTTGTGGTCATATTGTCAGGCATCACGGTGCCGGGTAAATACCTCCGATCATCCCCTATCACTCCCGGGGAGATCGAGAATCTCTGCAGTCTTTCACCAGGGCTGAAAGTTATCGGTGGTCCCATACGTCTTGGTTTCAGCAAAGAAGGTGGTACAGGTGCCAAAGAACTGGGTATCGAAGCAGAAGATGTTGTCATTGCAAAGAAGGACATCGAAGCTTTTGTTTACGATCTCTTCGAGGACGGTTCCCTGCTTGATCCTGAGGATGTTGGTCACAGGCTGAGGACAGTGGGAGAGATCGGTATGTGGTCCCGTCTTGGTGCTTTTATCATCGAAAGGCATCCTGATTATCCCTATGTCATGTGCGAGCTTGAGACTTATCGTGGTTGTGGTCGTAAGATCCACTGCTCCTTCTGTACTGAAAGGTTCTACGGACCTTCGGACTACCGCCCGGTATCCGATGTGATCGATGAGGTCTCTTCGCTTTATGCAGCTGGTGCCAGGAATTTCCGTATCGGGAGACAGCCTGACCTGTTCAGTTTTCATGCAAAGGATATCGGTGCGGACATTCTGCAACCGGATCCCTCGGTCCTGGAATCTCTTTACAGTGGCATTCGCAAAGTGGCACCTGATCTTCATGTCCTTCATATGGACAATGCAAATCCGGCAACTATCGCTGCATACCCTGAGCAGAGCCGTGAGATCCTGAAGACTATTGTTCGCCATCACACATCCGGTGATATTGCTGCTCTTGGAATGGAAAGTGCTGATCCTGCTGTGGTGCGTGCAAATGACCTTAAAGCAATGCCTGAAGATGTGCTGGATGTCATCAAAATGGTCAATGAAGTTGGTGCTTCAAGGGGTAACAGTGGCCTTCCGGAACTTTTACCGGGGTTGAACTTTGTTCATGGCCTTCCAGGTGAGACGAAGAAGACATTTGAGATGAACTATGATTTCCTCAAGGATATACTGGATTCTGGTCTTCTTGTAAGAAGGATCAATATCCGTCAGGTAATGGCATTTCCGGATACTCGCGTCTATGGAAACGATGAGCTTGTAGGCAAACACAAGAAGTTGTTCCTGAAATACAAGGAAAAGATACGAAAAGAGATAGATCTGCCAATGCTTCGGAAGGTAGTTCCTAAGGGTACTGTACTTCGGGATGTGATGTGTGAGGTTCATGGCGAGAGCTCAAAGCACGAGCTGACATTTGGCAGGCAGTTCGGTTCCTATCCTTTACTTGTTGGGATACCGCTTCCTCTTCCTCTTGGTAAATTCACTGATGTGGTAATCGTGGGGCATGGTCAGCGTTCTGTAAAAGCTATTCCTTATCCGCTTGAAATAAATTCTGCACCTCTTTCTGTTATCCGGGAAATTCCCGGTATAAGTGATCTTGAAGCTTCGAACATCTACAGTGGTGTGCCTTATACAAATGAGAATGAAGTACTTGGGAAGGTGCAGGACGTGGAGAAATTAATGAAATATATAGTAGTGTGA
- a CDS encoding nucleotidyltransferase family protein: MKACIMCGGEGTRLRPLTFERPKPSIPILNKPSVVHLIEHLAKEGFTEIVITIGYMAEKIEESLGDGRMYGVHIDYVYEEEKLGTAGGVKNAEEYLKDEPFIIVGGDHVMDLNLRNMYRFHEINDSIVTIGLMSIDDPREFGIADMDVNNRIHRFFEKPGPGEIFSNLASTGIYMCSPEIFDWIPEGKQYDFAKDLFPALMEKDKPINGMLVRGHWTDVGSANAYRQAQRWMLDSLPGTSIEGNFKTKNSRIVGPLKIGNNVAVGSNSALVGPIVIGENTVIGDNVLIGPYTAIGCNCVIKDNCRILSSYIFNEVTIGNNSNASGSIIDNNTVIGENCSMENGTVIGPRVIINDDSTIHSDVKIWPEINIKSGSRIKETIINPDLD; the protein is encoded by the coding sequence ATGAAAGCGTGTATCATGTGCGGAGGGGAAGGCACACGACTTCGCCCTTTAACTTTTGAAAGACCAAAGCCAAGCATACCTATCCTGAACAAGCCATCAGTTGTTCATCTGATAGAGCACCTTGCAAAAGAAGGGTTCACTGAGATCGTCATTACGATCGGATATATGGCAGAAAAGATCGAAGAGAGCCTTGGGGACGGACGTATGTATGGAGTACATATCGACTACGTCTATGAAGAAGAGAAACTCGGAACTGCCGGCGGTGTGAAGAACGCAGAAGAGTATCTTAAGGACGAGCCATTCATTATTGTAGGTGGCGACCATGTCATGGACCTTAATCTTCGCAATATGTATCGATTCCATGAGATCAACGATTCCATAGTCACCATCGGACTGATGTCCATTGATGATCCAAGGGAATTCGGTATCGCTGACATGGATGTCAACAACAGGATACACCGCTTTTTTGAAAAGCCAGGTCCCGGAGAAATTTTCAGCAATCTCGCCAGCACAGGAATATATATGTGCAGTCCGGAGATCTTCGACTGGATACCTGAAGGAAAGCAATATGATTTTGCAAAGGACCTGTTCCCTGCACTGATGGAAAAGGACAAGCCGATCAATGGCATGCTTGTGCGTGGCCACTGGACGGATGTGGGTAGTGCGAACGCATACAGACAGGCACAGAGATGGATGCTCGATTCCCTCCCAGGGACCTCCATTGAAGGTAACTTCAAAACCAAGAATTCACGTATCGTAGGACCTCTCAAGATCGGAAATAACGTGGCAGTGGGTTCAAACTCCGCGCTTGTGGGACCAATTGTGATCGGAGAGAACACAGTTATTGGAGACAACGTCCTGATTGGACCATATACAGCCATTGGCTGCAATTGCGTTATCAAGGACAACTGCAGGATATTATCATCATATATATTCAATGAAGTTACCATCGGGAACAACTCCAATGCATCCGGTTCGATCATCGACAACAATACTGTGATAGGAGAGAACTGTAGCATGGAGAACGGAACGGTGATCGGTCCCCGTGTAATCATCAATGATGATTCCACCATCCACTCCGATGTAAAGATATGGCCGGAGATAAACATCAAATCGGGCTCAAGGATAAAGGAGACTATAATTAACCCTGACCTGGACTAA
- the ilvD gene encoding dihydroxy-acid dehydratase: MRSDNTKKGDARAPNRSLLKAIGVTDSEMKKPFIAVVNSWTEFIPGHIHLDKVAEAVKAGIRNAGGVPFEFHTIGICDGIAMGHEGMKYSLPSREAIEDTIEIMIQGQQMDGMVMVTSCDKITPGHLMAAGRLDIPTMVVTGGPMLPGYVDDKYTDLVSVFEGVGSCQSGAVSSEKLKQLEDMCCCGAGSCAGMFTANTMACMTEALGLSLPGCATAHAVDAKKMRMAKDTGERLVELVKEGVTARQIVTEKSFENAIMVDLAVGGSTNTTLHLPAIAHEFGIELPLEKFDELSKTTPHLIGLRPGGENFMLDFERAGGVHAIMKRLKTKLNLDEKTITGKTVGENVDEFMIYNPKLNARIITTLEAPLHEEGGIAVLKGNLAPDGAVVKQAAVDEKMLRHTGPARVFDSEEDAMSTIMKGGIKSGDVVVIRYEGPKGGPGMREMLSPTSAIAGMGLIDSVALITDGRFSGGTRGPCIGHISPEAYEGGPIGLIKEGDIIEIDMPGRKLELNVSDEELEKRRADFKPVEKEVTGYLSRYRKTVSSANRGAIRD; the protein is encoded by the coding sequence ATGAGAAGTGACAATACAAAGAAAGGAGATGCACGTGCACCAAACCGTTCGCTTTTGAAAGCGATAGGAGTGACCGATTCTGAGATGAAGAAGCCGTTCATAGCTGTTGTGAATTCATGGACAGAGTTCATTCCGGGACACATTCACTTAGACAAGGTAGCAGAAGCGGTAAAGGCCGGTATTCGCAATGCGGGCGGTGTTCCTTTCGAATTCCATACCATAGGTATCTGCGATGGTATCGCGATGGGACATGAAGGAATGAAATATTCCCTTCCAAGCAGGGAAGCCATTGAGGACACCATTGAGATCATGATACAGGGCCAGCAGATGGACGGTATGGTCATGGTAACATCATGTGACAAGATCACACCTGGCCACCTCATGGCTGCAGGAAGACTTGACATCCCAACAATGGTCGTTACAGGCGGACCAATGCTGCCTGGATATGTTGATGATAAATACACAGACCTTGTCTCCGTTTTCGAAGGTGTCGGATCCTGCCAGAGCGGTGCGGTCTCATCTGAGAAACTGAAACAGCTTGAAGACATGTGTTGCTGCGGTGCAGGCTCCTGTGCAGGAATGTTCACAGCTAACACAATGGCATGCATGACAGAAGCACTTGGACTCAGCCTGCCAGGTTGTGCAACCGCCCATGCAGTTGATGCAAAGAAGATGCGCATGGCAAAAGATACCGGTGAAAGGCTCGTAGAGCTCGTAAAGGAAGGAGTTACAGCACGTCAAATCGTCACCGAGAAATCATTTGAGAACGCGATCATGGTTGACCTTGCAGTAGGAGGAAGTACGAACACAACACTTCACCTGCCTGCCATTGCCCATGAGTTCGGAATAGAACTTCCACTTGAGAAGTTCGATGAGCTCAGCAAAACAACCCCACACCTGATCGGACTCAGACCGGGTGGAGAGAACTTCATGCTCGACTTTGAGAGAGCCGGCGGAGTTCATGCTATCATGAAGAGGCTGAAAACAAAGCTGAACCTTGATGAGAAGACCATCACCGGAAAGACCGTGGGTGAAAATGTAGATGAGTTCATGATCTATAACCCGAAGCTCAACGCCCGTATCATAACAACACTTGAAGCTCCACTCCACGAAGAGGGCGGAATTGCAGTCCTGAAAGGCAACCTCGCACCTGACGGAGCAGTTGTCAAACAGGCAGCCGTAGATGAGAAGATGCTCAGACACACCGGTCCTGCAAGGGTATTCGATAGTGAAGAAGATGCAATGTCTACGATCATGAAAGGCGGGATCAAGTCAGGAGATGTTGTCGTCATCAGGTACGAAGGACCAAAAGGAGGTCCCGGCATGCGCGAGATGCTCTCCCCAACATCAGCTATTGCAGGAATGGGACTGATCGATTCAGTAGCACTTATCACCGACGGAAGATTCTCAGGCGGTACAAGAGGACCATGTATCGGCCACATCTCACCGGAAGCATATGAAGGCGGACCAATCGGCCTGATAAAGGAAGGTGACATAATCGAGATCGACATGCCTGGAAGAAAGCTTGAGCTCAATGTCTCGGACGAAGAGCTGGAAAAGAGAAGGGCCGATTTCAAACCGGTCGAAAAGGAAGTCACAGGCTATCTTTCAAGATATCGAAAAACAGTTAGCTCCGCAAACCGGGGAGCTATCAGGGACTAA
- a CDS encoding lysylphosphatidylglycerol synthase transmembrane domain-containing protein gives MNRFFKWLVVSLLLSFTSIVILLFFTVDTTTIDSILNIKKEAIFAAIALQVFSYIIWGLRTKFMCQSMGHNISSLKTTEIAISSLLVAAVTPSSAGGEALRVHLLSKNEIPIGQATAVVIGERLTDAFLILLTAPIALYIFRGMIAGENFDILLITGEAILLSALGILIYGIWKPDRTKSMVHFLVNRTTRFHGKKTDEAITILLKKVDRELDDFHYGLRYLLKKGRRGLLYGTVCTIIYRCALYSILPVILVGLNQPPQVVLAFTAQILLTIIMIIPATPGASGVAELGASSLFSVLLVSPALIGITVLTWRALTYYTNIVAGSFVSLKVLKDADFLNNSIKK, from the coding sequence ATGAATCGATTCTTTAAGTGGCTCGTAGTCTCATTGCTGTTAAGCTTTACATCAATTGTAATTCTACTGTTCTTCACAGTGGACACGACCACCATCGATTCGATCCTTAACATTAAAAAAGAAGCGATCTTCGCTGCCATCGCACTTCAGGTGTTTTCATATATTATATGGGGACTTCGCACAAAGTTCATGTGCCAATCCATGGGCCATAACATCAGCTCATTAAAGACAACTGAGATCGCCATATCCAGCCTCCTCGTAGCTGCAGTCACACCATCTTCTGCAGGAGGGGAGGCTCTAAGAGTCCATCTTCTTTCAAAGAACGAGATACCCATAGGACAGGCTACGGCAGTTGTCATTGGTGAGAGACTTACTGATGCCTTTTTGATACTCCTGACAGCACCTATTGCACTCTACATATTCAGAGGCATGATAGCCGGAGAAAATTTTGACATCCTCCTTATCACAGGGGAAGCAATACTGCTCTCAGCCCTGGGAATACTGATATATGGAATATGGAAACCTGACAGAACAAAGAGTATGGTCCATTTTCTGGTGAACAGAACTACCCGTTTTCATGGAAAGAAAACCGATGAAGCGATCACAATCCTGTTGAAGAAAGTTGATCGTGAGCTCGATGATTTCCACTATGGACTTCGATATCTTCTGAAAAAAGGAAGAAGAGGCCTATTATATGGAACAGTGTGCACTATCATATATCGCTGTGCCCTATATTCCATCCTGCCCGTCATACTTGTAGGACTTAACCAGCCACCACAAGTTGTACTTGCCTTTACGGCACAGATCCTGCTGACGATAATAATGATAATACCTGCAACTCCCGGAGCAAGCGGTGTGGCAGAGTTAGGTGCAAGTTCGCTGTTCTCAGTACTTCTTGTATCCCCTGCTTTGATAGGAATAACCGTGCTGACCTGGAGAGCACTCACATATTATACTAATATAGTTGCAGGAAGCTTTGTGAGCCTGAAGGTCCTCAAAGATGCAGATTTCCTGAACAATTCAATTAAGAAATGA
- a CDS encoding OB-fold nucleic acid binding domain-containing protein — translation MEKEEKIVVVLLVMAILSLAVAHFTYLPGELTGDIQPLTDSSGLGEKVFVEGNVLSKRITYTGDHLILEVDQNTQPITVFVPNNHGAEEINEKISTNDQVRVTGILDKYEGELEIIVQKANDVKIF, via the coding sequence ATGGAAAAGGAAGAAAAGATCGTAGTAGTCCTGCTGGTGATGGCCATCCTGTCACTTGCAGTAGCTCATTTTACATACCTTCCCGGCGAGCTGACAGGAGACATACAGCCACTGACAGATTCATCCGGACTTGGAGAAAAGGTCTTTGTGGAAGGAAACGTCCTCAGCAAACGGATCACATACACCGGAGACCACCTTATTCTGGAAGTCGATCAAAACACACAACCTATAACGGTCTTTGTACCAAACAACCATGGAGCTGAAGAGATCAATGAAAAGATCTCCACCAATGATCAGGTACGTGTTACCGGCATACTGGATAAATATGAAGGGGAACTTGAGATCATTGTCCAGAAGGCAAACGATGTCAAAATCTTCTGA
- a CDS encoding tetrahydromethanopterin S-methyltransferase subunit A, translating to MENVACGWPVVKGDCIAGNNDSCIAVITLASSFEPYEEAAMWGSCKTENLGAEKIIINTVSNSNIRYLLICGNESRGHLAGKTLIALHKNGIDENGRIIGSDGAIPFIENVGRDVIERFQKQVSLIERIGLVDIDEIRRIVDEYKDKEGPYCEAAFVVGSAKKKSRPVMDITSGDIMVSGNVMLDSASGIVCEVELD from the coding sequence ATAGAAAACGTTGCATGTGGCTGGCCTGTTGTGAAAGGAGATTGTATCGCCGGAAATAATGATTCCTGTATTGCGGTCATAACTCTTGCAAGCTCATTTGAACCTTATGAAGAAGCTGCCATGTGGGGTAGCTGCAAGACCGAGAACCTTGGTGCAGAGAAGATCATCATAAACACGGTCTCAAATTCAAATATCAGGTATCTCCTGATCTGTGGCAATGAATCCAGGGGACACCTTGCAGGAAAGACACTTATTGCACTTCACAAGAACGGCATAGATGAGAATGGCCGTATCATCGGGTCGGATGGAGCGATCCCCTTTATTGAGAACGTCGGAAGGGATGTAATTGAACGTTTCCAGAAGCAGGTAAGTCTCATTGAACGCATCGGCCTGGTCGATATTGATGAGATCCGCCGGATCGTTGATGAGTATAAAGACAAAGAAGGTCCGTATTGTGAAGCAGCTTTCGTTGTTGGGAGTGCCAAAAAGAAAAGCAGGCCCGTTATGGATATCACTTCCGGTGATATCATGGTATCGGGCAATGTAATGCTTGATTCAGCTTCCGGCATCGTCTGTGAAGTAGAGTTAGATTAA
- a CDS encoding replication factor C large subunit, which yields MEESIEWVEKYRPKSLSDLVGNKKSVVDMREWAESWLSGVPEKRAVILHGPAGVGKTSAAHALAKDFEWETIELNASDQRTAGAIERVAGSASKMSSLTGTSTKRLIILDEADNMHGNADRGGARAVGGIIKTTDQPIVLIANDLYGLTPTIRSSCIELKFNSVQARSMIPALKRICVEENIMCGVGVLEKLADNAGGDLRSAVKDLQAVALGRDEIYIEDIATSERDTKESIFKALGKIFKSTDPKSALQATYGLDETPENLIHWIDENLPLQYGTQEGTEEDIITGYRYLSKADRYLGRVRKRQSYRLWRYASVLMTCGTVVSKTHVSRGFTKYQPPSFWRKMGQLRAKRDMRDNIASRIGYHCNESMRYSRTDLAHLYGRMLKDDAYAVDVAVDLELSVDEIVYLTGGKKVTKGIQKIYDLAQAQRSTYGNDDAPVFFEKKAAKKVQDKKQMDLNQIMESAASKGNTEAAETSKTVNSAPKDETKPDPKPAAKAKPQRTLFDF from the coding sequence ATGGAAGAATCTATCGAATGGGTTGAAAAATACAGGCCCAAATCCCTATCAGATCTTGTGGGGAACAAGAAATCAGTCGTTGATATGCGCGAGTGGGCAGAGTCATGGCTCTCCGGTGTACCGGAAAAGCGTGCAGTCATACTCCACGGACCTGCAGGAGTTGGAAAGACATCCGCTGCGCACGCACTTGCAAAGGACTTCGAGTGGGAAACCATCGAGCTGAATGCAAGTGACCAGCGAACAGCAGGTGCTATTGAAAGGGTCGCAGGTTCAGCTTCAAAGATGAGCTCACTTACGGGCACTTCCACAAAGAGACTTATAATTCTGGACGAAGCCGACAACATGCACGGTAATGCCGACAGAGGCGGAGCACGTGCTGTGGGCGGCATTATCAAAACAACTGACCAGCCCATCGTGCTGATCGCCAACGACCTTTACGGACTAACACCTACGATACGCTCCAGCTGTATTGAGCTCAAGTTCAATTCTGTGCAGGCAAGATCAATGATACCGGCGCTCAAGAGAATATGCGTCGAAGAGAATATCATGTGCGGTGTTGGCGTCCTTGAAAAACTGGCAGACAACGCTGGCGGAGACCTACGAAGTGCTGTCAAGGATCTTCAGGCTGTGGCATTGGGAAGAGATGAGATCTACATTGAAGACATCGCCACATCCGAGAGGGACACGAAGGAATCGATCTTCAAGGCCCTCGGAAAGATCTTCAAGAGCACGGACCCGAAAAGCGCATTGCAGGCTACATACGGTCTGGACGAAACACCTGAGAACCTCATCCACTGGATCGATGAGAACCTCCCATTACAATATGGCACCCAGGAAGGGACCGAAGAGGATATTATCACAGGATACAGGTATCTTTCAAAGGCGGACAGGTATCTTGGTCGTGTGAGAAAACGACAGAGCTATCGCCTCTGGAGATATGCAAGCGTCCTCATGACCTGCGGAACAGTGGTATCTAAGACCCATGTCAGTCGCGGGTTCACGAAATACCAGCCACCCTCGTTCTGGCGTAAAATGGGTCAGTTAAGAGCAAAACGTGACATGAGGGATAACATTGCTTCCAGGATCGGCTACCATTGCAACGAATCCATGCGTTATTCCCGCACAGACCTGGCACACCTCTACGGCAGGATGCTGAAGGACGATGCCTATGCAGTGGATGTTGCTGTTGACCTTGAGCTGAGCGTTGATGAGATCGTCTACCTTACCGGTGGCAAGAAGGTCACAAAAGGAATACAGAAGATCTATGATCTTGCACAGGCACAGCGCAGCACCTATGGCAATGACGACGCTCCGGTCTTTTTTGAGAAGAAAGCGGCGAAGAAGGTACAGGATAAAAAGCAGATGGACCTGAACCAGATAATGGAAAGTGCTGCTTCCAAAGGAAATACAGAAGCTGCAGAAACTTCAAAGACGGTGAACTCAGCTCCAAAGGATGAAACAAAACCAGACCCTAAACCGGCTGCAAAAGCAAAACCTCAAAGGACCTTATTCGACTTCTGA